In Litoreibacter ponti, the genomic stretch CGCCGGTCAAAACGCTCGATGCGCTGGAGATCGACGAGCGCGCGGTGCCCTATGGCACGGAGTACCGCTTCACGTTCCGCGCGCGCAGCTTTCTGCACAACCAGGTGCGCAGCTTCGTGGGCTCGCTGGAGCGTGTCGGCGCGGGGGCCTGGCCACCGGAGCAGATGAAGGATGCGCTCGACGCACGTGACCGCGCGGCGTGCGGGCCGGTGTGCCCGCCGGGCGGGCTCTATCTTGCCGGGGTCAGCTACCCCAATGATCCGTTTACGGGGCAATGATGGACGGTTTCGATCCCAAATGGCGCGATCCGGAACACTACATTCTGGGCATCACCAAGGCGATCTGGGAAGACCGCGAAATCGGCTCGCTAACGCGCTACTACGGCGAGGATCTGGTCGTCCGGTCACCCGCCTCCGTGGTCAAGGGCAACCGCGGCATCATCGCGGCCACCATGGCGACGCTGGCCGAATTTCCCGACCGGCAGCTTTATGGCGAGGATGTCATCTGGTGCGCGGCCAAGCCTCTGCCCGGCTTTTTGTCCTCCCACAGGCTGATTTGCACCGCGACCCATAGCCATCCGGGCGTCTACGGCGCGCCGACACGTCGGCGCCTGCACTACCGTATCCTCGCGGATTGCTACTGCGCCGAGGATGCCGTGCAGGACGAATGGCTTGTGCGGGATCAGGCCGCCATCGTGTTGCAAATGGGCGGCGATCTGGAGGCGTGGACCCGCGATCTGATCGCGCGCGAGGGCGGGCCCGAGGCCTGTGTGAAGCCCTATACTCCCGCCCGTGACCTGCCCGGGCCATACACCGGTCGTGGCAACAAGAGCGCGACGGCGGACGAGCTGGCGTCGATCCTGCGCGGCATCATGGATGCAGATTTTTCTGTTATTCCGTGCAGTTATGACCGCGCGTGCGCGCTGCACTACCCGCGCCATGAGCATGCCCACGGGACCGACGCCGCGGATCGGTTCTGGCTGGGACTGCGGGCCGCCCTGCCCTCCGCCCGGTTCGAGGTCCACCACCAGATGGGCAGCGACGACGGCATGCTCGGCGCGCGCGCGGCGGTGCGCTGGTCACTGACCGGCCCGCATGATGGATGGGGGCGTTTCGGTACGCCAACCGGGGCGGAGCTGCACGTGATGGGGATCACCCACGCCGAGTTCGGGCCGCGCGGGCTGCGTCGCGAATTCACGCTGATCGACGAGACGGCGATCTGGAAACAGATCCTGCTGGCAAGCGGGCGGGTTTAGGGCCTAGTTCATATGCTCATTGGCGCCATGGCCATTCTTCCGCGCACCATTGGACGGCTCGCTCGCCTGCTCGTTGCCCTGCTGGGTGTCAAGCTGAGGCGGCGCGGGCTTGCGTTCGGCGTCCAGCCGCCCTTCAAGCGCGTCCTGCTGGCATCCGGCCACATAACGCTGCAGCAGCCCAGAATAGAACTTCAGCTCTTCCATCTGAACATCCAGCCGGTCCAACCGGCGTCCGACGGCTTGGGCATGGTCGGTCAACAGCCCGCGCGAATTGGATTGCGACAGCGACAGGATGTCAAACAAGGGCGAGACGATGTCATGCAGCACATCCACCGCGATCCGTTCGCGCACCGTGTGGCTGGCCACGGCCATCGATGGTTCGAACTGGAATATTTCCTTGATCGCGCCGACGTAGTATTTGAAGCGCACCATGATGGAGTCGCCCCCGCCCTCGAACGGGCTCGACAGGATGCGCATGCCCGACAGCACGAGGCCCGGGATCGAATACAAGAAGTCCGGCAGCGATAGAATCCGCTCGCCTGTGCGCAGTTTTGCGATGGCTTCGAGGATGTGTTGCGCCACATCGCGCTGCAACACGCTGAACACGTCGCGGTCCGCGCGAAACGAGTATCTGTTGCGCATTTCGCCATTGGCGATCTCGATAGAGTTAACCAAGATTTCGCCACCACCGCTGCGGGTCAGGTTGATCACGAAACGGTCGGAATCTGTGCTGTCTTCCAGTGTTAAGGCGGTCATAGCTCCCTCATCATTGCAGGGGACACCGTTCGCAGAACAAATGGACTGCTTTCAGCTCGCTTACCCCAGCGCAACCTGACGTCCAAAGGTTAACAAAGAGTTACCATTTCATTAACGGAAAGCCTTTATTTTTCAGTGCCTCGAAATGGCATCAGCAGAGCGACACTTTTTCACTGTGATTTGCTTTCAGTCGCGCTTAATCTAGGCTCCTAATCATTATTAATTAGTAGTCATTTTTATTTCGATCTCCCTTCTTTCGTTACACGCACGCATTTCGAAAGCTGAATCATTATGACGGACGACAGCACGCCGCCCCAGGCAGACACCGCAGAGAAAGAGGCTCAGGACGAAGAGGTTCTGGCGCCACGGCCCGAGCCGCAACCAGACCTGGAGCTGCCGCGCATCATCGGGATCGGGTCATCGGCAGGTGGTCTTGAGGCCATTCGCGAATTGGTCGCCAATTTGCCGCGCGACGTGAACTGCGCCTACGTCGTGGTCCAGCACATGTCGCCGCAGCACAAAAGCCTGATGACGACGCTGATCTCATCGGAAACCACGTTGAGCGTCGTGGATGCCGGTGACGGCGTGAAGCCGCAGCCCAACACCGTGTATGTCACGCCACCGCGCACCGATATCATCATCGAGAACGGCGTGCTGAAGATGGTCGAATACGACCATGAGCCGGGCAAGCCGAAGCCATCGGTCAACCGCTTCCTGATCAGTCTCGCCGAAGATCAGGGCTCTCGGTCGATGGGGATCATCCTGTCGGGTACGGGCAGCGACGGGGCGTATGGCGTGCAGGCGATCCGCGAGGCGGGCGGGATCACGATCGCTCAGGACGACGTTTCCGCCAAGTATGACGGGATGGCCAACGCCGCGATCGAGACCGGCTGCGTGGACCTTGTGCTGCGCCCCAGCGAGATCGGCATCCACCTGCTCAAGATTCTCGATACGGCCCGTGACTTTGAACAATTCCGCGCCGATGGCGAGCGCGGCTCGCCGATCTCGGAAATCCTGCAAATCGTGCTGGCCCGGACTCGTGTGGATTTCCGCGACTACAAACCATCTACCGTGCAGCGGCGGATCGAACGGCGCCTGACCGCGCTTGGCATCAGCACGCCCGAGGAATACATTGAATACAGCCGCAACGAGCCGCGCGAGGTTGACGCGCTGTTCAAGGACTTGCTGATTTCGGTCACGCGTTTTTTCCGCGACAAATCAGAATTCGAAGCTCTGGAAGAGCAGATACACCACCTCGTGGAGAGCCGAAGCGATCGGCCCCTTCGCGTCTGGGTTGCAGGTTGCGCCACCGGCGAAGAGGTCTATTCGATCGCGATGCTTCTCGCAGAAGCGATGGGCGGTCCGGCGGAACTGGTGCGTTCCAAAACGCAGATCTTTGCCACCGACATCGACCGCGAGGCGCTGCAGATCGGGCGCAAGGGCTACTACCCCCATGGCGCGCTTTATGACGTGCCGAAGGCGCTTGCGGAGAAATACTTCATCCACCAGGAAAATGGCGTCCGGGTGATCGAAGCGCTGCGTTCAGTGATTTTGTTCTCGGATCACAATCTGTGCCAGGACCCGCCCTTCCTGAACATGGACCTGATTTGCTGCCGCAACTTGCTGATCTATTTCGGCGCGAAGTTGCAATCGAAGGTGCTCGCCCGGCTCCATTACGCCATGAATTCCAGCGCGTTGCTGTTCGTCGGCACGGCCGAGGCGGTGACCGGGGCGGATCAGCTTTTCGCCCCCGCCAGTGACAAGGCGCATATCTACGGCAAACGCGCGCTGACAGCCAAGGCCGGCTACCAGCGCGGGGCGCTCAGTGCCAGCAGCTGGACGCAGCGGCGCAAAGAGCGCGAGGATCGCGAACGCAACGACTCCAAGAACGAGGGCGGTGACCGGGCGATGTTCGACATGCTGGCGCGTTCGCTCGGCGACAACGCCATTCTGGTCAGCAACGAATTCTCCTTCCTGCGGATCTACGGCGACATCAGCCCCTATATCGACATGTCAGAGGGCAATGTGCTGAACATGCAGCTCAGCCTGCTGAAAAGCCCCTACCGCGAAGAGGCGCGCAGCCTCGTTACCCTGGCCCTCAAGCATGGCCGCCGCCGCATCGGTGGACGGCATTACACGGGCGAAAAGACCGACACAGAGGTGCGGCTGGAGGCGCTCCCCGTCCGTGGGCAAGAAGATCAGGACCACATGGCGATCCTTGTCATCAACGAGACCCCTGCGGCCAATCGGGAGATGCCGCAATCGGGCGATGATGACGCATCGGATCTGAGCGGCGAGCACCTGCGAGAGCTTGATCTTGAGCTCGCCAACGCGCGCGAGGCGTTGCAGCAGACGATTGAGGAGCTCGAGACCTCCAACGAGGAGCTGCAGGCGCTCAACGAAGAACTGCAATCGACCAACGAAGAGCTTCAAGCCACCAACGAGGAGCTGGAAACCTCCAACGAAGAGCTGCAATCGACCAACGAAGAGCTGATCACGGTCAACGAAGAGATGCAGGTCAACTCGTCCGAATTGATGGCGCTGAACGCCAAGCTCGGCTCGGTCCTTGGCAACGTCCCGATGCCCTTGCTGGTGCTGGACACGGCCCTGCAAATCTCGTCGGCAAGCCACGATGCGGTGGAAATCTTCAACATCAGCACGCCGCTGAAGCTGCCCCATCTCAGCCAGATCAACCTGCCCCAGGGCTTCCCGAAGATCGTCGAGGTCGCCAATCGCGCGCTGCAATATGGCGAGCTGATCACCATCGACTTCGAGTCCCAGGGCCACCTGTTCAATCTGCAATGTGCGCCCTTTACGGGCGAGGCTGGGCAGCTGATCGGGGCCACCATGGTCTTCATGGAGACGCCGTCCGCGCGCAATATCGAAGAGGACGAGCAGCTCGTTGTGCGCAACGCACCGCTGCATTTCCTGCAATTCGACGAGGAGGGCACGGTCGAGGCGATCTCCGAGCAAACGGCGGAGGCGCTCGGCGTCGTGGCAGAGCAGATCCGCGGCGGGCCCGTCGCCGCGGCCTTCCGAAACACGGACATCAAGGTCCGGGGCCATGATGTCTCGGAGATCCTGCTCAAGGGGCTCGACAGTAGCCTTCTGATGCCAATGGTGCGTGCGCCGGGAAGCAAGCCCCGCTGGGCGTCTGTGCAGCGCTTCAGCTACACCTCCGAGGACGGCAAGGTCTCGACGGTGATTGCAGGCAGCGATGTCACGGAAGTGCTCGACAGCAAGGCGCATGGGGAACAGCTCAACGACGATCTGGTCACGACCCTTGATACCAGCGGCGTTGGCTACTGGACGGCCGACATGAAGACCGAGGAAGTCGCCTGGTCCGACCGGGTCTACAAGATCCACGGCCTGTCCCCGGACGCCTATACGCCCGATCTGCGGCGGGCCATCGATTTCTATCACCCGCAGGACCGCGCCGACGTACGCGCCAAGCTCGATGCCGCGATGAAAAGCAACGCGCCGTCCCAAGCCTTCCGCAAGCGCATCTTCCACACCGACGGGCGCCTGCGGTGGATCGAGGGCACAATTTCCACGCGCGCCGGGCTGGAGGGCGGATCGTCCTATCTGATCGGGACGTTCCGCGATGTCAGCGACGAGGTTTTGACGGAAGCGCGCTTCGAGCAGATGCAGAAGCTCAACGTGAAAAGCGGCATGGGCTTCATGTCCTACGATGTGCTGACCCAGCACGCGTTCTGGTGCCCAACCGCTTATTCGGTGCTGGGCTTCAGCCCCGACCAGAAGCCGGGCTACGACACTTTGGTGGTCCGACTGCATCCCGACGATATCGAGGCGTTCACAAAGCTTCACCGCGACGCGCTGACGTCGGGTGCAGGCTTCGACACGACCGTGCGCGTTGTGGGGCCCAGCGAGGAGTTCCGCGTCAACATCATTGTCGACACAACGCTCGATCAGACCGGCAATTGCACGCATTATTACGGAACGGTCAAACGGGTTTGACGGCTTTGTGACATGCGCCCCGCGCGGCTCTGCGCTAGGCCTTGGGTTCAACCTGACGGCCGAGGGAACGGGAATGGGGATGCAGATACTGAGAAATCTGGCGCGCGGGCTGGCCGCGAGCGTTGCAATGTCGCTGCCCGTGGTGGCGCAGGAGCCTGCGCCTTGCGGCGCGGAAGTCCCCTGCCCGGTTGGCGCCCGTTCCTATCACCTTCTGCCGCCCGATGATTGGGACGGGGTGACGCCCCTGCCCGTGCTGCTTCATTTCCACGGCTGGGGGCGGCAAGGCACGCTTATCGTCAAGCACAGCCGCATCGCAGGCGCGACCCGCCCGCGCGGCGTCCTGCTTCTGGCCCCCAATGGGCGTGGCAAGACATGGGATTTCTGGCGTCCGGAAAGCCCTGACAGCGACTTCGCGGATGCCGTGCTGGAGGACGCCGCCACCCGCTTTCCCATCGACCGCGACCGGGTGTTCGTGTCGGGCTATTCCTATGGCTCCGCGATGGCATGGCGGTACGCGTGCGAGAATGGCGCGGGCGTGCGCGCTCTGCTCGCGGTCTCCGGCACGCTGGATCAAAGTGAGATCTGCGAGACCGCGCCCGCTGAGATCCGCCATGTCCACGGGCTGAAGGACACGGTGCTCGACTTCCCGTTCGGCCCGGACGGCGACACGACCTACCCCGTGGCGCTCTGGCGCGACCATTTCGGCTGCGGCGATGTGGCGAGGTCGGCGCAATATTCCACGACCGAGAAAGATCACTTCGAACGCTCGGTCTGGGACGGCTGCGCGCGCGAGGGCCGTGTGGTACTTGATGTGCACCCGCGCGGGCATTTCATCCCACGCGGCTGGTTCGCCTACCAGTTGGACGAGCTGCTCAACTCTTCAGCCGATAACCGGTCTTGAAGATCCACCAGATCACCGTCAGGCAGGCCACGGTAAACAGCGCGATGGCAAACAGGCTGACCCCGATCGCCACATCCGCCTCGCCGAAGAACGACCAGCGAAAGCCCGAGATCAGGTAGACCACCGGGTTGAACATGGTCACCGTCTGCCATACCGGCGGCAGCATCGAGATCGAGTAGAACGAGCCGCCAAGGAAAACCAGCGGCGTGATCACCAGCAACGGGATCAGCTGCAACTGCTCGAAATTCCCCGCCCAGATGCCGATGATGAAGCCCAGCAGCGCGAAGCTGAGGCAGGTCATCACAAGAAAGGCCAGCATCGCCACCGGGTGCGCGATGTCGAGATCGACGAAGAAATGCGCGGTGACGAGGATCACGATCCCGATGAACAGCGACTTGGTCGCCGCCGCCCCCACGTATCCGATGACAATTTCCAGGAAGGAGATCGGCGCGGACAGTAGCTCGTACACCGTGCCGATGAACTTTGGAAAATAGATCCCGAACGACGCGTTCGCCGTGCTCTGGGTCATCACCGACAGCATGATCAGGCCCGGCACGATGAAGGCGCCGTAGCTGACGCCCTCGACCGTGTCGATGCGGGAGCCGATGGCCGCGCCGAACACCACGAAATAAAGCGAGGTGGACAGCACCGGGGAGACGAAGCTTTGCGTCAGCGTGCGGAAAAAGCGCGCCATCTCAAAGACGTAGATGGCCTTGATCGCGGTCCAGTTCATGCCGATTGCTCCTCGACCAGTCCGACGAAGATATCCTCCAGCGAGGATTGCGACGTCGCCACATCCTTGAGCGTCAGCCCCGCCTTCGCGACCTCGGAGAGCAGCTTGGTGATGCCCGTCCTCTCGCCCTTGGTGTCGTATGTGTAGATGAGATTGCGCCTTTGATCGCAAAGCCTGAGATTGTACTGCGACAGGGCCTTTGGCACCGCCTCGAGCGGCTCTGACAGCTCGATCCACAGCTCCTTCTGACCCATCTGCGTCATCAGCTCCGCCTTGCCCTTGACCAGCAGGATCTCGCCCGCATTGATCACGCCCACCCGGTCGGCGATGGCCTCCGCCTCTTCGATGTAATGCGTGGTCAGGATGATCGTGACGCCATCGGCCTTGAGACCGCGTACGATCTCCCACATGTCGCGGCGCAGCTCGACATCAACGCCCGCTGTGGGCTCATCCAGAAACAGCACCCGCGGCTCGTGGGCCAGCGCCTTGGCGATCAGCACCCGGCGTTTCATGCCGCCCGACAGCTCCTTGATGCGGGCGTCCTTCTTGTCCCACAGGCTGAGCTGGCGCAGGATTTTCTCCAGATAGGCGTCGTCGCGCCCCTTGCCGAACAGTCCACGCGAGAAGCGCACCGTGTTGATCACCTTCTCGAAGGGCTCCAGCGCGATTTCCTGTGGCACCAACCCGATCAGGCGCCGCGCGGCGCGGTAGTCCGTGGTGATTTCGTGGCCGCCCACGGTGATCCGCCCAGCAGTCATATTGACCATGCCGCAGATGATCGAGATCAGCGTGGTCTTGCCCGCGCCATTGGGGCCGAGCAGGGCCAGGATTTCGCCCTCCATGATATCGAGCGAGACGCCCTTGAGTGCCTGAAAGCCCCCGTCATAAGTCTTGGTGACGTCGCTGGCGGATACGATGGCGGACATGATCTCTCCTGTGTTGACGCCTGATGTAGAGCTCACGGCGCTGTGAGGGAAGGCCGAGTTCTGTGCGCGTGTGCACGGCGATGTGCAAGATAGTGGGTCCGTGCCCCGACCGGACCTGCGAAACAATGCCTCTGGCATCCCAGCATTGTTTCCGTGTAAGTGACCTTAAGGTCAGTTTGTCGCCCGACCGTTGCCCGCGTCCGCCAGCACAGCGCCGCGTCGCATCCCGGGCGGCACGTTAAAAGAGTACCCGGCTTGAGCCTGCAGCAGATCGACACGATGATCGATTTCGCCATCGCGCGAATCTCCCATGGCCCCGAAGGCTACCGTGCCGTCGTCCGCGACATGGCCACTGAGTGGCCGGACGTGACCGGCGCACAGCTGGTTTTCGTGCTGGTCAGCGCCGCGCACGCGGTCGAGCAGGTGTTCGGCGGGGCGCTGGACCCGCGCGCCGAAGTGCAACAGACGTTTCGCCTCGCCGCTCTGCTGGCCTCCGACCTGTTTGCTTTGCAGCAGCAAGGCAATTACGCGCCGACGGGCCGGGATATGACGGCCTATTGGCGCGCCAATGATCCGTATTTCCTAGAGTTATGAGGGGGAACGCGCGTCGACGCGCGTTCGAAAATGCGCCTTCAAAGGCGCATCAAGACGGGATTTGCAAATCCCGTCAGAAAGGCCGTTCGAACGGCCTTACGCGTAAGACGCGCGGATCGCCTTGATATTGGCCCCATAGGGCGCGGGATCAGCGACCGACCCACCTTTGAAGACCGCGGAGCCCGCCACCAGCACATCCGCTCCGGCCTTGACCAGCCCGGGCGCCGTCTGCGGCGTCACGCCGCCGTCGATCTCGATCAGGACCTCGCGGTCGCCGATCATCTCACGCAGCCGGGCCACCTTGCCCTCCAACGGGATGAATTTCTGCCCACCGAAGCCCGGGTTCACCGTCATCACACAGATCAGGTCGGTGAGGTCCAGCAAATGTGCGACCGCCTCCGCCGGGGTGCCAGGGTTCAGCGCCACACCCGCCTTGGCTCCCGCCCCGCGGATCGCCTGCAGGGTCCGATGGATATGCGCGCCGGCCTCGACATGGGCCGTGATCACATCGGCGCCGGCTTCGGCAAAGGCTTCGATATAGGGATCGACCGGCGCGATCATCAGAT encodes the following:
- a CDS encoding ABC transporter ATP-binding protein — protein: MSAIVSASDVTKTYDGGFQALKGVSLDIMEGEILALLGPNGAGKTTLISIICGMVNMTAGRITVGGHEITTDYRAARRLIGLVPQEIALEPFEKVINTVRFSRGLFGKGRDDAYLEKILRQLSLWDKKDARIKELSGGMKRRVLIAKALAHEPRVLFLDEPTAGVDVELRRDMWEIVRGLKADGVTIILTTHYIEEAEAIADRVGVINAGEILLVKGKAELMTQMGQKELWIELSEPLEAVPKALSQYNLRLCDQRRNLIYTYDTKGERTGITKLLSEVAKAGLTLKDVATSQSSLEDIFVGLVEEQSA
- the rpe gene encoding ribulose-phosphate 3-epimerase, with product MTAKDIKIAPSILAADFANFGAEIEAVEAQGADWIHVDVMDGHFVPNITFGPDTCRAIRPHIKTVMDVHLMIAPVDPYIEAFAEAGADVITAHVEAGAHIHRTLQAIRGAGAKAGVALNPGTPAEAVAHLLDLTDLICVMTVNPGFGGQKFIPLEGKVARLREMIGDREVLIEIDGGVTPQTAPGLVKAGADVLVAGSAVFKGGSVADPAPYGANIKAIRASYA
- a CDS encoding alpha/beta hydrolase family esterase translates to MGMQILRNLARGLAASVAMSLPVVAQEPAPCGAEVPCPVGARSYHLLPPDDWDGVTPLPVLLHFHGWGRQGTLIVKHSRIAGATRPRGVLLLAPNGRGKTWDFWRPESPDSDFADAVLEDAATRFPIDRDRVFVSGYSYGSAMAWRYACENGAGVRALLAVSGTLDQSEICETAPAEIRHVHGLKDTVLDFPFGPDGDTTYPVALWRDHFGCGDVARSAQYSTTEKDHFERSVWDGCAREGRVVLDVHPRGHFIPRGWFAYQLDELLNSSADNRS
- a CDS encoding ABC transporter permease, which gives rise to MNWTAIKAIYVFEMARFFRTLTQSFVSPVLSTSLYFVVFGAAIGSRIDTVEGVSYGAFIVPGLIMLSVMTQSTANASFGIYFPKFIGTVYELLSAPISFLEIVIGYVGAAATKSLFIGIVILVTAHFFVDLDIAHPVAMLAFLVMTCLSFALLGFIIGIWAGNFEQLQLIPLLVITPLVFLGGSFYSISMLPPVWQTVTMFNPVVYLISGFRWSFFGEADVAIGVSLFAIALFTVACLTVIWWIFKTGYRLKS
- a CDS encoding chemotaxis protein CheB, whose product is MTDDSTPPQADTAEKEAQDEEVLAPRPEPQPDLELPRIIGIGSSAGGLEAIRELVANLPRDVNCAYVVVQHMSPQHKSLMTTLISSETTLSVVDAGDGVKPQPNTVYVTPPRTDIIIENGVLKMVEYDHEPGKPKPSVNRFLISLAEDQGSRSMGIILSGTGSDGAYGVQAIREAGGITIAQDDVSAKYDGMANAAIETGCVDLVLRPSEIGIHLLKILDTARDFEQFRADGERGSPISEILQIVLARTRVDFRDYKPSTVQRRIERRLTALGISTPEEYIEYSRNEPREVDALFKDLLISVTRFFRDKSEFEALEEQIHHLVESRSDRPLRVWVAGCATGEEVYSIAMLLAEAMGGPAELVRSKTQIFATDIDREALQIGRKGYYPHGALYDVPKALAEKYFIHQENGVRVIEALRSVILFSDHNLCQDPPFLNMDLICCRNLLIYFGAKLQSKVLARLHYAMNSSALLFVGTAEAVTGADQLFAPASDKAHIYGKRALTAKAGYQRGALSASSWTQRRKEREDRERNDSKNEGGDRAMFDMLARSLGDNAILVSNEFSFLRIYGDISPYIDMSEGNVLNMQLSLLKSPYREEARSLVTLALKHGRRRIGGRHYTGEKTDTEVRLEALPVRGQEDQDHMAILVINETPAANREMPQSGDDDASDLSGEHLRELDLELANAREALQQTIEELETSNEELQALNEELQSTNEELQATNEELETSNEELQSTNEELITVNEEMQVNSSELMALNAKLGSVLGNVPMPLLVLDTALQISSASHDAVEIFNISTPLKLPHLSQINLPQGFPKIVEVANRALQYGELITIDFESQGHLFNLQCAPFTGEAGQLIGATMVFMETPSARNIEEDEQLVVRNAPLHFLQFDEEGTVEAISEQTAEALGVVAEQIRGGPVAAAFRNTDIKVRGHDVSEILLKGLDSSLLMPMVRAPGSKPRWASVQRFSYTSEDGKVSTVIAGSDVTEVLDSKAHGEQLNDDLVTTLDTSGVGYWTADMKTEEVAWSDRVYKIHGLSPDAYTPDLRRAIDFYHPQDRADVRAKLDAAMKSNAPSQAFRKRIFHTDGRLRWIEGTISTRAGLEGGSSYLIGTFRDVSDEVLTEARFEQMQKLNVKSGMGFMSYDVLTQHAFWCPTAYSVLGFSPDQKPGYDTLVVRLHPDDIEAFTKLHRDALTSGAGFDTTVRVVGPSEEFRVNIIVDTTLDQTGNCTHYYGTVKRV
- a CDS encoding nuclear transport factor 2 family protein encodes the protein MDGFDPKWRDPEHYILGITKAIWEDREIGSLTRYYGEDLVVRSPASVVKGNRGIIAATMATLAEFPDRQLYGEDVIWCAAKPLPGFLSSHRLICTATHSHPGVYGAPTRRRLHYRILADCYCAEDAVQDEWLVRDQAAIVLQMGGDLEAWTRDLIAREGGPEACVKPYTPARDLPGPYTGRGNKSATADELASILRGIMDADFSVIPCSYDRACALHYPRHEHAHGTDAADRFWLGLRAALPSARFEVHHQMGSDDGMLGARAAVRWSLTGPHDGWGRFGTPTGAELHVMGITHAEFGPRGLRREFTLIDETAIWKQILLASGRV